The genomic stretch actacaaaatttatctggatagtcttcctgggagccatagccttacaaaatagagccaagttaaatccctaagtcctcgaagtgattagtgcaatgtcataatgttatgatgttatgatgttatgatgttatgatgttatgatattatgatattaaacaaataacaagcataagcaagtcatacaacaatcattcctaggttttaaggcttgcatgagttccataggtaagtaccctccccactgaagtttggtgggttcaacctgtcttagaatagtaaccgggttctagaaggatctcaaatcattgacctttccttaagtccacttcagtgcaacaccaagtggttgaccgaagcttccctaaagtccaatctcaaagagtgtagtatcgagtctcaaccaactccagtcggaaccgaagccagttatctcactactttctaatggccaggatgagtcaattagggttctaaaggtctggttaatgcttttatggcaccacgcgaatgccaaatatttcctcaactaacatgaggaacatcaggacatccaaagtgccacattaaccgtagccatcattttgaccattccagtatacgccggacagtcgcgatgatctcttgctacttacctaaggtacactagatccgggtgtaggatctttccctcaagcataacatacccaagcaatcccttaaaaataaatcagacaaattgaataagtgatcttgtttttaaggtaacctctctttttaaatcgtccccagcagagtcgccagttctgtcatacggtgaactggactttttgtggttttaatcgcaatgtcgcggttagcaagagtcgccaccgacttttcttttatccaataaggaaaggtggaaaagaacaggaaagaccttaatttagattttgggttcgggaggtacattatacaaagggaaggtgttagcaccctttgtatccatggttatccatgggctcttaattgctcgatcacttatattatttttgtctaaaaaagtgtttgtgaattgtttggaaaattgttttgaaaagagaatttaactttgtaatgattcttgtatgaatgtatacaaagtggttatcccgttttagttttgaaaattgtttagaaaaatataactcggtaatgattctagtatgaatgtataccaagtggtgattttctaaaggcattttgaaaggtgtgaggtgcaaaaaaaatgttttaagttgtgaaccagcaattaagagttataccgacccaaggtctttacggacatttcctatccttatgagggtaaaactgtccttattattgagaaataagtagttttatccttttgatgtaaaagggtcatcgtagggtcatcgattggtcattgaaggcaacagttatgaggataccttagcattcgaagggactatcatcatttaaccgtaggcaacatcggagggtcatcgagggacaaagttgtatattcgaaggcaacatccgagggactataatttattttatgatgatttaaccgaagggtctttgctaagggtatccccacattcgcgggacatgaccgtaatatcgtaatcgtaaggcaacaaagagaggtccaagatcacttattcaaaggcaaagttttacaattaattatataattaggatgaaactccacattaaaattattaaaaataatatattaaaaattaatacattagaaattaatacattaaaaattaatttagggtgaaactccacaagggtatcccacaaataaagtggaatacctagccaataaccttttcctgggatatgtgaacctttacgaaactcaaaaaaaaaagaaacatgtcagaacaccaaatcagggtgcaatcgaagattacaccggagaaatatcacaacaataaataggatgggatgaataatgcatggctatgataaaacataaaaaaaaaacagaatagaaaagtcagctactgtctcgttcgcctctgcttcgcctagcgaaggccaggcgaatattcgccccaggctcgcctagcgatgtgctagcgagcggccacggattttgaatttgaaaacagccccatgttaggaaccttgaatttttatggcatttaatcacaggaacagcatggtcaaacattcacggtattcaggcatatttaaattcacatacgaaagcaaattatatatcaacatttaatcatgatgcattatatatgcaaatatggccaattgaaagtataaacaatagagatacgcaaacctgtttgccaattcaaggttgaaggggttgatcacttgtggtatcggaatgagttaggcggcgggaattgggcggcggTGGCTTCGGTGCGGATGGGCTGCTTTCCGGatttctttactctgaattctccgggttggcagggttcctatgccaaagtttctatccgtccttctctgttctctctctttctttttcctcaaggttttgttccaaggaaacctcagagtattttgcttctcttccttctttctccagtgaatctcccagtgtaaactccaagtctaactccccgtccttttcctctactgaaacttcagtatttatagactaattttgtgggtaatgggcttggaatgagggagacccaagtccaaaataatttgttatattttatttatttatttattttaattatttaattaattaattaattaattaattaattaattaattaaatttgtttttttttttttttttttttttcgtttttctttttcgtttttttttttttttttttttttaggaaaaatgatgggtaatttttggggtatgacatagATGATAAAGGTGAGCTAGTACACTATGATTTCTATGCAGATGTTGAACcagtcaatgcagctgaggcattgaaggattcgaagtggatgaaagcaatgaatgaggaaCTGAAGTCCATCAAAGTCAACAACATTTGGCCACTTGTCGAATTGCCTCAAGGAAAGAAGGCGATCGATGTGAAGTTGGTATACAAGATGAAGTTGAATACCAAAGGAGAAGTAACTAGACACAAGGCAAGACTTGTGGTGAAAGGATTTCTTTaaaaagaaggaatcgacttcgacggattttttgcacctgttgctaggatcgaaacaatcaaGTTGGTTATTGGTTTAGCAAAGATGAACAACTGGCatatgtgtcagatggatgtgaaatgtgcattcctgaatgacCCCTTAGATTGAGAAGTTTATGTCGCccaaccagttgggtttgtgaaacatggcgaagaaagcAAGGTATACATGATGCATAAAGCCAtgtatggacttaagcaagctccaagagcttgaAATAAGAAGATAGACAGTTTCCTAAGGGGGgaggaatttgtgaagtgcacaaatgagcatgtaagaagaagcaatagTGAATTGCTTATACCATGTCTttatgtcgatgacttgttgataacgTGAAGTTGCAAGATGGAGATCAAAGACTTCAAACATGACTtaagtgaggagtttgaaatgtaATATATGGGAAATTTCTCATACTTCCTTAGTATTGAGTTCTACGAGAGTAATATAGGCTTaatgatgcaccaaagaagatagGCATACGAAATACTCAAGAaatttgagatgcaagattgcaatccaacttcgactccagctgagcccaaATTACAACTGTCGAATAACACAAATGAAGATGATGTCAACCCAAAGTACAAAAGACCCATTGGATGCATTCAATTACTCTGTCGCACAAAGCCAGACTTGGCTTATTGTGTAGGTATGGTAAGCAGATTTATGCCGAAGCCAAATGTATCACAACTAGCAGCGATGAAGAGGACACTGAGGTATCTAAAAGGAACTTTCGACTATGACACTTTGTTTCCTgcaactgatgaaggaaaagaagGCAAGCCAGTGGATTAAactgactcaagttggtgtagtgatgaTGAGGATATAAAATCCACaactggctatgtgtttatgctaggtggtgcacaAGCTGCTTGGAGTTCAAGAAAAGAACCAGTAGTAGCATTTTTGTCGTGTGAAGCAGAGTACATAGTTGCTTCTCTTTGCGCACGTGGATGGTGATTTGGTCGAAGAAATTACAGGGAAGGATCATGGAGcgattaccatgaagatcgaATCATGTATGCTATCAATTTGGAGAAAAATCTGATAGCACATGGAAgaagcaaacacatcaaaatgAGGTTTCATTATCTTCGAGGCAAGTGGCAAAAGCGAAGCTGAACTTGGAACACTACAAAACTaagaatcagattgcagacatcatgacgaaagAAGTGCATGTCGAAGTGTTTAAGAAATTAAGATCcatgatgaatgtagatagcttagacacaatgaattaagTGATGTGTTGAGATTGTAATTCCTTGTGCCGAAGCATGTTGCTCGACAAAAACAAAGAGATGTCGAAATGTCAAAGAAGTGTGTCTTCGACATAATTTATGACCTAACTTTAGTTGTTTGTTTTAGCTGAGTTAGTTATGTTAGTTGGAGATTGTTTGTTGAGCAACCAATCTCAGCCTATAAATAACGAGGCACCCTATCACTGATGTAATGCAATTGCATAAAAAAAGTTGAATAAAATTTTAGTTTGAAAGCAGAGAAGTTTCTTTATAGAATTCACAACTCTTTATCTTCCCCTTTTTATTGAAACCTAATTTCTTTTCTTCCCCATTAATTGTTTCTTCATCTTTCATTATCAATAGTGCAGTAGAATCATCTTACAACCCAATGTTGATTGATTCACTCTTGTGAAGAGTGAAGAAACATGAGGAATAATCAATCGTCTCTTTCTCTAGGATAATTTGCTCTTTATACTTTTAAGTTTTAAACATTAGTcttaatttatttatatataatatttaccattaaaaaaatgttattctttaaaataaaaaatattttgaacAATATAAAAATATTCTTCTATCATTGTACTTTCTATCTAAAGTACAACAATAATTTTTAACGTAactttaattgtttatttttagTAGTACATTTAAATCATACTCTACTTACTTTTAAACTCTACTTACTTTTAAAGTATAAGACATTTTAGATATTTAACATAATTATAAAACGTAATTAATTATACTTTGaaatattttttttacaaaaataatttataatttataataGAAGTACTGATTTCAAGGTGGCATTGTGACCTCTGAAACCTCAAGTAATATGATAATGAATATAGTACAAAAGTAAAACCAAGTTTAAAGTTGTAAATAGTGTCGGTAAATAAATACTCTGAGCTCCTCATATCTCTACCTCTACGATCTACTGCATATGAGAGTATTAAAGAAGTACAAAAGTCAACATTCTTGATGCCTACTTCAAAACTAAAAAACTAAATGCAATAGTGCATGTTAATCCTTAACTTTAACCATGCCTAATACCCATGAAGTAATTAAAGTCATGATGGTGGACATTTAATTGCTTCAACCATGAATCTGCAACGCTACATAGTGAAACCACCTTTTCTTGGTCCCTACCACATTTTCCAGAGGCCCACAAATTATTCCTTTGCATCTTATACGTGGCCAAACCAAATGGTGCCAAAGAGATTGCTtcaccttttttctttttctcatgTGTTCCTTCCTTTTCATCATCACGGTCCATATCTACACAAATTTGGGTCCATTTAGTGCACATATTCTTTCTTAAAAACTAGTACGTTTTTTTACATTTTCATTCGAAAAGTGCGAAAAGATTAAAGTATGAAGAATACCTTGAAAAGAAGATGAAAGTGTATGGTAAGTGAGAAAACATGTTGAAAGATCTTTAATTGTCCTTCTCACGGGAATATGATATATTGGGTACCTGAAAAATATTAACCATCAAGTATTGATCAATCGATCATAATTTAAGATTAAGTAGATCTTTGAATCAAATCTAAATGTGCTAATTTAACCATTTATAACTATACTAATTGTAGAAAAATGACaaatagaaaaaaaaatgaaagaagTAATTGTAGAAATTAATTACCAAGAAACTGCCATCCAACTTGCTGGTGAAAGATCAACGCTTTTAAGTGACATCAAACCGGAGTACCTTTCTGCTAACTCATTAATCTGAAAGGGATAACCAATTTGTCAACAACACAATCTTGCTGATCATTTGTTACTTACATATTCAAGTTTATTCATCCTTGGTTGTCATTCATATGTTTGTTGAAGATCAATTTTAAGATATTTTTGGGTTTAGATTTAAAATCCAATTTTTATTCTCTTTAAGAATATATAATATACATGTGTTCATAATTGAGAGTGATCTTTATTTTACAAATTAAATTTGTAAGGTTGAACTATATCTAATCATGACTTTTAAGATAATATGCGAGTTTTTAAAATTGTGTTACAATTTTAGATCTATCCCACAATTATGTTCATTCCACTACATCCTATTTTTTTTCGAACTTTTATCTAACAATCTTTAACAGAACGGAGCAGACAGCATATATGTCCATTTGCCACTGAGATACAATCAGATTATGTGTTTAGAAGTGAAGTCAATTCTCTTACCTTACAAATCTGCTTGTAAGATTAAAATTTCCAACCTTTCTTAAATTCATATTTTCaatcattttatttttctttaacTTATTAGTCAGATGAAAATGAGTTTTTTGGATTCAGATTGAAAAGTCAGTAGACTTACTAATAAATTTCCAATTGCTATGCCTAATCTATGGTTTGTCATCTTGTTATAAACATGAAAATAATAATAGAGATAAAGATGAAGTTTTTGTTTAACGTTTAAGAATAAAcaaagagaaaagagaaaagagaaaagagaaaagtGACCTTATCCATTAAAGGAACTCTTTCATAAGGAGTTGATTTTTCAAAATACTGGAAATTAAGATGACCCAATCGTTCATCCAAATTCCAGATACTCTCTCCTTCTTCTGATGAACTCCATAGCTTATCACATTCGCTATCATCACTGTAAGAATCACTCAACGAATCTCGTGTCTCACTATCACCACACTCAATCTCTTCTCTGCGACGCATTCAAAACATTCAAAACAAGAACTTAACAACCTCACATTTATAATAAGTAAAATACCTGAAAGTATAGCTAGTGAGTATTTGAATTGCAGAGAGATAAGG from Lathyrus oleraceus cultivar Zhongwan6 chromosome 7, CAAS_Psat_ZW6_1.0, whole genome shotgun sequence encodes the following:
- the LOC127101281 gene encoding uncharacterized protein LOC127101281; the encoded protein is MMSDIGSMQSMSNLDCFLHRTTPVVPSKFLQQNEIGNLNRLWNSCCDKEAVEYFSLSDLWNSYNEWSAYGVGVPIHLNDEDTLVQYYVPYLSAIQILTSYTFREEIECGDSETRDSLSDSYSDDSECDKLWSSSEEGESIWNLDERLGHLNFQYFEKSTPYERVPLMDKINELAERYSGLMSLKSVDLSPASWMAVSWYPIYHIPVRRTIKDLSTCFLTYHTLSSSFQDMDRDDEKEGTHEKKKKGEAISLAPFGLATYKMQRNNLWASGKCGRDQEKVVSLCSVADSWLKQLNVHHHDFNYFMGIRHG